A window of the Cannabis sativa cultivar Pink pepper isolate KNU-18-1 chromosome X, ASM2916894v1, whole genome shotgun sequence genome harbors these coding sequences:
- the LOC115703067 gene encoding pentatricopeptide repeat-containing protein At5g02860, translating to MADKVVLPLLFPNPPPSKPFFRNHLHTPVPTTTTPLLQDFLLSQTSTPNSPLPQKLHIQSPILRNRTRIGRSRDPNRGTQWSHRGISPRGQKILDSLIDSEFDTSTLNEFLINLVDSHRHPLGSGSESLSLDVLCLVKGLGFYKRCDLALSVFEWFRNREDWETVLRGSIVAVIISMLGKEGRVSTAATLLNNLHKDGFGIDVYAFTSLITAYASKGRFREAVMVFNKMEVEGCQPTLITYNVILNVYGKMGMPWNKIIALVESMKNAGVAPDSYTYNTLISCCRRGALFEEAVKVFEEMKLAGFTPDKVTYNALLDVYGKSRRPKEAMEVLREMEIKGFSPSIVTYNSLISAYSRDGLLEEALALKTEMVERGIKPDVFTFTTLLSGFEKAGKDEAAMKIFEEMKIAGCKPNICTFNALIKMHGNRGNFADMMKIFEEIKASKCTPDIVTWNTLLAVFGQNVMDSELSGVFREMKRAGFVPERDTFNTLISAYSRCGSFDQAMAVYERMLEAGVTPDLSTYNAVLAALARGGLWKQSEKILAEMNDGRCKPNELSYSSLLHAYANGKEIEQMLVLAEKIYSGIIEPHAVLLKTLVLVCSKSDLLNETERAFSELRKKGSSLDITALNAMLSIYGRRQMVTKVDEIINFMNESGFTPSLTTYNSLMYMYARSEDFERSEQLLREIMEKGMKPDPISYNTVIYAYCRNGRMKEASRIFSEMRASGIVPDVITYNTFVASYASDSMFVEAVEVIRYMIKNGCQPNQNTYNSVVDWYCKLDRHDEAKMFVSNLQNLDPHIPMDVERKLLERIKRKWL from the coding sequence ATGGCAGATAAGGTAGTTCTCCCTCTGCTCTTCCCCAACCCTCCTCCCTCGAAACCCTTCTTCCGTAACCACCTCCACACTCCCGTCCCCACAACCACAACCCCTCTTCTTCAAGACTTTCTTCTCTCTCAAACCTCCACACCCAATTCCCCTTTGCCCCAGAAACTCCATATCCAATCTCCTATCCTCCGTAACCGCACCCGTATCGGAAGGTCCCGTGACCCCAACCGCGGTACACAATGGTCTCACCGCGGTATATCCCCACGAGGTCAGAAAATTCTTGACTCTTTAATTGACTCAGAATTTGATACTTCTACTCTAAACGAGTTTCTTATTAATCTAGTCGACTCCCATAGACACCCGTTGGGTTCTGGTTCGGAGTCTCTGTCTCTTGATGTACTGTGTCTAGTcaagggtttagggttttacaAGAGGTGTGATTTGGCATTGAGTGTGTTTGAGTGGTTTAGGAATCGTGAAGATTGGGAGACTGTTTTGAGGGGTTCTATTGTTGCTGTGATTATTAGTATGCTTGGTAAGGAAGGAAGGGTGTCCACTGCTGCTACTTTGCTTAATAATCTCCATAAAGATGGGTTTGGGAttgatgtttatgcttttaCTTCTTTGATTACTGCTTATGCTAGTAAGGGAAGGTTTAGAGAGGCTGTTATGGTCTTTAACAAAATGGAAGTAGAAGGGTGTCAGCCAACTTTGATAACTTATAATGTGATATTGAATGTGTATGGGAAAATGGGGATGCCTTGGAATAAGATAATTGCTCTTGTAGAGAGTATGAAGAATGCTGGGGTTGCTCCTGATTCTTATACTTACAATACCCTTATAAGTTGTTGTCGACGGGGGGCTTTGTTTGAAGAAGCTGTTAAGGTCTTTGAGGAGATGAAATTAGCTGGTTTTACACCTGATAAAGTTACGTATAATGCTTTATTAGATGTATATGGCAAGTCTAGACGACCGAAAGAAGCTATGGAGGTACTAAGAGAGATGGAGATTAAGGGGTTTTCACCTAGCATTGTCACTTACAATTCTTTGATATCAGCTTACTCTAGAGATGGTTTGCTGGAGGAAGCATTGGCTCTCAAAACCGAGATGGTAGAGAGAGGGATTAAGCCTGATGTTTTTACATTTACTACCCTTTTGTCCGGTTTTGAGAAGGCGGGGAAAGATGAGGCAGCTATGAAGATTTTTGAAGAGATGAAAATTGCAGGCTGCAAACCGAATATCTGCACTTTTAATGCTTTGATTAAGATGCATGGCAACCGGGGTAACTTTGCAGACATGATGAAAATATTTGAAGAGATCAAAGCCTCTAAATGTACACCGGATATTGTTACTTGGAATACGCTTCTGGCAGTGTTTGGCCAAAATGTGATGGATTCAGAGCTGTCTGGAGTGTTTAGGGAGATGAAGAGGGCAGGGTTTGTACCTGAGAGGGACACTTTCAACACCCTAATTAGTGCATACAGCCGGTGTGGATCTTTTGATCAAGCCATGGCAGTTTATGAAAGGATGCTAGAAGCTGGTGTTACTCCTGATCTTTCAACATACAATGCTGTTTTGGCTGCATTGGCTCGGGGAGGGCTTTGGAAACAATCTGAAAAGATACTTGCTGAAATGAACGATGGCCGATGTAAACCTAATGAGCTTTCCTATTCTTCTTTGCTTCATGCTTATGCAAATGGCAAAGAGATTGAGCAGATGCTTGTTCTTGCTGAAAAAATATACTCTGGTATCATAGAACCCCATGCTGTACTCTTGAAGACTCTTGTTCTTGTTTGTAGTAAAAGTGACCTTTTGAATGAAACAGAACGTGCTTTTTCTGAGCTGAGAAAAAAAGGGTCTTCACTTGACATAACTGCTCTAAATGCCATGCTCTCAATATATGGTAGGAGGCAGATGGTGACCAAAGTTGATGAGATTATAAACTTCATGAATGAGAGCGGGTTCACTCCTAGCTTGACAACTTATAATAGTTTGATGTATATGTATGCTCGTTCTGAAGATTTTGAGAGATCAGAACAACTTTTAAGGGAGATCATGGAGAAGGGTATGAAGCCTGATCCTATTTCATATAATACTGTCATTTATGCTTATTGTAGAAATGGTCGGATGAAAGAGGCGTCACGAATATTCTCAGAAATGAGAGCTTCTGGGATAGTTCCAGATGTGATTACTTACAATACCTTTGTTGCAAGTTATGCCTCTGACTCTATGTTTGTTGAGGCTGTTGAGGTCATTCGGTACATGATCAAGAATGGCTGTCAACCAAACCAGAATACATACAATTCCGTTGTAGATTGGTACTGTAAACTTGATCGACATGATGAGGCGAAGATGTTTGTCAGTAACCTTCAAAACCTTGATCCACATATTCCGATGGATGTGGAACGCAAACTATTAGAACGCATAAAAAGGAAATGGCTGTAG